The Anomaloglossus baeobatrachus isolate aAnoBae1 chromosome 5, aAnoBae1.hap1, whole genome shotgun sequence genome includes the window aaaatccatcttccagggactctggaatttatcagtgttgcgttgaaacaaagacacattacaaacattgtaaagacgttagtgtgaatatttggtcagcagcagataatgcatgcacaaacacaagagtcatgccatctactcctttccaaattaatcaatttcagtctaagtccttattaagggatggagaatttatgacaatggtatggactttcaatatgtctcatttgaagatctctaccaggtttcctcagtgtcaatcacatctcataaacatggagatggggatagaacaatggtttgggaaaagaacaactcagactaggagtaagagaggagtgttagaaggaattctgggaggaattgggacagtgggaagtctgactaatgccatgaatatacagacacttaagtcagatttggataatattggttttattggaggaaaaggtgtaaagattcagaagagtttgaatcaacttcttgaaaagatggtaatgaatacagctgctgtactagggtcttccgtgtcacatctacaggatgctacattagctcttgtGGAAAGCACACatgaaacacaagtagctaaagcgtgcctggagatacaggtagagtattcCTCTAATCTGAAGCTGATTgctcaagctttacagagtggaattactccactgggaatactgcgaaatttacctgtagagtacgattttgcattgaatcatacggatttgtgggtaaataagtggttaggatgtgaacgaaacatttgtgttggcacatcactaatcccagtgatcggaagagaggggactattgttcctgttacagttttgggtatacctgtgagtaacacacaacaagtgttctatcaactgcagtacacagattttgcatttgatggagtgaacactgaacaagtagacatttcttcatgtttacattttgtttctaaggtgatgtgtttacctggacaggataaggtaatctatcattcatgttttcataatcagtcctcttgtcatgcgagaatagagactgtacagacactacatgatctggtgactccagtaagtccaaataagatttgtttccaggtcatgtctgagacagaaatggtttctgttttctattctacttgtgtacataaggaaaatgtacctatgggtttgtattgtatagaaggaaatgtgagatctctttcaaagaaggaaggaagttttaatatcacttctataggaaagagaaacctaacggcatttcccatacaattcaatttatcacaaataaatgattttccttgggatatgtggacaagtgaaataaagaaagataagggtttgttagatttattaacgaaacagttaaaggaagcagaaattatattcaggcatgaacaaggtcaattaagtgatattgaacacgaatggaatggaatgtcaggtagaacttggtggaaaagttttgggaaatcggtacattcctggtctcagtcatcatttcagtcagcggttggaaatgttttatttaatcccatcataatcatatttttattagttttgatgtgtattatttatcaagtttttgtgatgtgtagaattcagaagatatataagaatataaaaatagaaatgaaaaaggaagataacattcttagaggaatgttaaatcgcaagatgactttttgacagaaagtttcagattggtttattaagtcagatattggtctagaattttcaacaagaatgtatgtgatacgaatgatgatgaatgagttagggtttcccggggattcatcaaatcttcaaaaggagggactgtaaaatagtgagtttatggagatttgattcataaacttgattaCATACATTCATAAAATGTGTgtatttcgcccatccctttaagagaGCCTGTGAGTTGAGGTTTCTAGCCAGAGATATCTGACATGGGTAGAACCAAGCCATCTGCCATGGTTCATCAAGTAGCTGACAActtagtgctatattctatctggtatTTGAGTAAAGACCTGAAATTAGCATTGAAAGTCTTCTTAGTATTACACTAAGGTCAAAGGGTCAGCGAGCTTCAAAAGGGTCTATATATTTTGCATTCTATGGTaaagtggtttagttttacaagtctccactgcgcaGGACACTTATTTTGCTGATTTTGgatcacgtgatatgacataatgcATAGCTAAAAATGATAGTTAGTTCTTGGCAGACCATTTAAAGAGACAAGGAGAATCAGagggtggggtttgaattatataagcagaccacacttcaaagggttAGAATGGGAGCATTCTCACCAGACGATCCAGAGAGACGAcggcttatcacaacatcacagctatgtaagataaatgaactctctttttctctatcttatctatttctcttcactaactaaagccaagacattatttttctgtaatgactttaactttaattgaataaatccacatatgtttttgcacctatttctctccaatcattaatatactggcttagcatATGTCACGTCAACAGTATTTTTAACAGTTTCTCCCCctgtgaattctttggtgttttCCAAGActtgatttctgtgcaaaacattttccacattctaaacatgaaaaaggcttctcccctgtgtgagttctccgaTGTGTTACAACACTTGAAttttgggtaaaacatttcccacattctggacatgaatatggcttctcacccgtgtgagttctctgatgtgaaacaaaatgcaatttatgtgcaaaacatttcccacattctgaacatgaaaaaggcttctctcctgtgtgagttcgctGATGTGAAACAAGATGTAATTTTCGGTTAAaaaatctcccacattctgaacataaaaaaggtttctcacctgtgtgaattctgtgatgtgtaacaagacttgaatttcggctaaaacatttcccacattctgaacatgaatatggcttttcacctgtgtgagttctccgaTGCTTAACAAGATTTCCTTtacagttaaaacatttcccacattctgaacatgcataaGGTTTCTCATCTGTGTGAGTTCTCCGATGCTTAACAAGATTTCCTTTacagttaaaacattttccacattctgaacatgcataaGGTTTCTcatctgtgtgagttctctgatgtgtaacaagatttgttttccagttaaaacatttcccacattctgaacatgaataaagTTTCCCACCAGcgtgagttttctgatgtgtaacaagatttgattttcggttaaaacatttactacattctgaacatgaaagtggcttctcccctgtatgaattctctggtAACTAATAGATTCTGAAGAAAATCTTTTGTCCCCTACatgaattttattattttttttatattctgaagttgaaaatggattctttgctgtaagagcactttgatttttaatgctgcttttgtgacatttacttttcttaatagtctgtgatgaatcagaagataggacttgtttaaaagaatcagatgatagatctttgctgtgaagggatgatggtatatctggaatagaggcattcacttcagttatatcttgtgtgatagcaaggtcatctgattttaaaattgaagatgtcagttgtgcctctg containing:
- the LOC142313125 gene encoding uncharacterized protein LOC142313125, with amino-acid sequence MDYVEPARVFLGINKVVNEVLSSKRTTPERCPRPLLPQDCKQEDPDVPQDHQGEDLPHINTTETYVRGDERSKEEIPTDNRPDAFTRRTEAQLTSSILKSDDLAITQDITEVNASIPDIPSSLHSKDLSSDSFKQVLSSDSSQTIKKSKCHKSSIKNQSALTAKNPFSTSEYKKNNKIHVGDKRFSSESISYQRIHTGEKPLSCSECSKCFNRKSNLVTHQKTHAGGKLYSCSECGKCFNWKTNLVTHQRTHTDEKPYACSECGKCFNCKGNLVKHRRTHTDEKPYACSECGKCFNCKGNLVKHRRTHTGEKPYSCSECGKCFSRNSSLVTHHRIHTGEKPFLCSECGRFFNRKLHLVSHQRTHTGEKPFSCSECGKCFAHKLHFVSHQRTHTGEKPYSCPECGKCFTQNSSVVTHRRTHTGEKPFSCLECGKCFAQKSSLGKHQRIHRGRNC